One Bufo gargarizans isolate SCDJY-AF-19 chromosome 4, ASM1485885v1, whole genome shotgun sequence DNA window includes the following coding sequences:
- the LOC122934327 gene encoding E3 SUMO-protein ligase KIAA1586-like isoform X2: MTGCVQHYRFFRVIECIPRPTWQHSAYVIQVPGFGLLKITICYYYVLEEAYTVPAHTEDTSRFDQTFYYLKNINKMKRQATLFSFFDSSRKKKTIQSQELDLCVNDINNNVVANTEKDAVLNENTIYEIDHEVPMELVDRHDIESVVGNDDGTVSDVLTVEKQFEYFSKLFPWIQVKNGKLGCNVCSKVRGSLGIEKAKACHVSEEWSNFLVKPSGTLKLIQQASVRKKIREHSVSKSHNKAEKLQNTAKIGILTTAMDRLNEKAIAATIHIFNIVYSLALNNKPMADIEGEVQLQKINGVDVGVGLHSRKTAITIIQHISSQIRKALFSKIASCKSKLCVIIDESSTVAQKSVLVIYIRCELSTHQDPVNVFVDLKELDSTTAEVITETLFNCLSENGFDKDYLQDNLIGFCSDGASAMLGSKSGVASRIVREFPNIVIWHCLSHRVQLALDDAINSVSQVNHFKMFLEKIYSIYHVSNKHQLELHNIAADLELEIVKIGRILGPRWVACSARAAKAVWRAYPALYKHFSNYKNFLGMKKKMENLCFLKDLALMIEILEELSLLSLALQDRDVSLVKADRLLCRCIRALKNLKENPGKHEVQIDTMIRTEPFKDIPFQVSAKNTGLPRAQLIQSVIDNMKSRLFSTANTRQMDSGTVVQNASRYKKLLSLFSLLEPNSWPSDLTLSPWPEGECQLRQLNELIKCNIPVNDFRDYIDNRYFSDCSLPPSIQQAKKIIRVIAVSSAEAERGFSIMNNIATHERSRLTVSNISHLMTIKILGKPISSWGPEIYVKSWLRRNHHTATDLRVKKKAAKQYDENSTAIWSLF, from the exons ATGACTGGTTGTGTTCAGCATTACAGATTTTTCAG GGTCATCGAATGTATACCAAGACCTACATGGCAACATTCAGCATATGTCATTCAAGTTCCAGGATTTGGGCTACTTAAGATTACCATTTG CTACTACTATGTATTGGAAGAAGCTTACACAGTGCCAGCACACACTGAAGACACCTCAAGGTTTGATCAAACCTTTTATTATCTGAAGAATATAAACAAAATGAAGAGACAAGCTACACTGTTTAGTTTTTTCGATTCatccagaaagaaaaaaacaatacaGTCTCAGGAATTGGACTTGTGTGTAAATGACATTAATAATAATGTTGTAGCTAACACTGAGAAGGATGCTGTTCTTAATGAAAATACTATATATGAAATTGACCATGAAGTTCCAATGGAACTGGTTGATAGGCATGATATTGAAAGTGTTGTTGGCAATGATGATGGTACAGTTTCAGATGTGTTAACAGTTG AAAAACAATTTGAATATTTTAGCAAGTTGTTTCCATGGATCCAggttaaaaatggaaaattaggttgCAATGTGTGTAGTAAGGTCAGAGGGTCTTTGGGAATAGAAAAAGCTAAGGCATGCCATGTTTCAGAGGAGTGGAGTAACTTTTTAGTAAAACCAAGTGGCACCCTCAAATTGATTCAGCAGGCCTCTGTTCGCAAAAAAATTAGAGAGCACAGTGTTTCTAAATCTCACAATAAAGCAGAGAAACTTCAGAATACCGCCAAAATTGGCATATTAACAACAGCAATGGACAGGCTCAATGAGAAAGCTATAGCTGCGACAAttcatatttttaatatagtataCAGTTTAGCTTTAAATAATAAGCCTATGGCTGACATAGAAGGAGAAGTTCAATTGCAGAAAATTAATGGTGTGGATGTTGGAGTAGGCCTTCACTCAAGGAAAACTGCCATTACGATAATTCAACATATATCCTCACAAATAAGGAAGGCTTTATTTTCTAAAATTGCCAGTTGTAAGAGCAAATTATGTGTCATAATTGATGAATCCTCAACTGTGGCACAGAAAAGTGTTTTAGTCATCTATATTCGTTGTGAGCTTTCAACACATCAGGATCCTGTCAATGTATTTGTGGATCTTAAAGAGCTTGACTCAACCACTGCTGAGGTGATAACTGAAACACTTTTCAACTGCTTAAGTGAAAATGGATTTGATAAAGATTATTTACAAGATAATCTGATAGGATTTTGCTCAGATGGTGCTAGTGCAATGCTAGGTAGCAAGTCTGGGGTTGCATCTAGAATTGTAAGAGAATTTCCAAACATAGTCATATGGCACTGTTTGAGCCACAGGGTTCAACTTGCTCTTGATGATGCAATTAATTCTGTATCCCAAGTTAATCACTTTAAAATGTTcctagaaaaaatatatagcatatatCATGTATCTAACAAACATCAGTTAGAGCTTCATAACATAGCAGCAGATCTAGAGTTGGAGATAGTAAAGATTGGTAGAATCCTAGGTCCTCGGTGGGTGGCTTGTAGTGCTCGTGCTGCCAAGGCAGTATGGAGAGCGTATCCAGCTCTGTATAAGCACTTTTCGAATTATAAGAATTTCTTGGGAAtgaagaaaaaaatggaaaacttgTGTTTCCTAAAAGATCTCGCTTTAATGATCGAAATTCTTGAGGAGCTCTCCCTTTTATCCCTTGCTTTACAAGACCGGGATGTTTCTCTTGTCAAAGCAGACAGACTTCTTTGTCGGTGTATTAGGGCCCTTAAAAACCTAAAAGAAAATCCAGGGAAGCATGAAGTTCAGATTGATACAATGATTAGAACAGAGCCATTTAAAGATATTCCTTTCCAAGTGAGTGCTAAAAACACTGGTCTTCCAAGAGCACAGTTAATTCAGAGCGTAATAGACAATATGAAAAGTAGGTTGTTTTCCACTGCAAATACAAGACAAATGGACAGTGGTACAGTTGTCCAAAACGCAAGCCGCTACAAAAAGTTATTGTCCTTGTTCTCTTTACTTGAACCCAATTCTTGGCCATCTGACCTCACACTATCTCCGTGGCCAGAAGGGGAATGTCAATTAAGACAGTTAAATGAACTGATAAAATGTAACATTCCAGTTAATGATTTCCGGGATTACATAGACAACAGATATTTTTCAGATTGCAGCCTGCCACCCTCTATTCAACAAGCCAAGAAAATTATTCGGGTCATAGCTGTCAGTAGCGCTGAAGCTGAAAGAGGATTTAGTATCATGAATAACATTGCCACACATGAAAGAAGCAGACTTACAGTTTCTAATATATCACATCTTATGACAATCAAAATTCTTGGCAAACCAATATCAAGCTGGGGTCCGGAAATATATGTTAAGTCTTGGTTACGGAGAAACCACCACACTGCCACAGACCTCAGAGTTAAAAAAAAGGCAGCCAAACAATACGATGAAAATTCCACAGCTATTTGGTCTTTGTTTTAA
- the LOC122934327 gene encoding E3 SUMO-protein ligase KIAA1586-like isoform X1, whose product MTGCVQHYRFFRVIECIPRPTWQHSAYVIQVPGFGLLKITICYYYVLEEAYTVPAHTEDTSRFDQTFYYLKNINKMKRQATLFSFFDSSRKKKTIQSQELDLCVNDINNNVVANTEKDAVLNENTIYEIDHEVPMELVDRHDIESVVGNDDGTVSDVLTVEEACTSTISCWSKKQFEYFSKLFPWIQVKNGKLGCNVCSKVRGSLGIEKAKACHVSEEWSNFLVKPSGTLKLIQQASVRKKIREHSVSKSHNKAEKLQNTAKIGILTTAMDRLNEKAIAATIHIFNIVYSLALNNKPMADIEGEVQLQKINGVDVGVGLHSRKTAITIIQHISSQIRKALFSKIASCKSKLCVIIDESSTVAQKSVLVIYIRCELSTHQDPVNVFVDLKELDSTTAEVITETLFNCLSENGFDKDYLQDNLIGFCSDGASAMLGSKSGVASRIVREFPNIVIWHCLSHRVQLALDDAINSVSQVNHFKMFLEKIYSIYHVSNKHQLELHNIAADLELEIVKIGRILGPRWVACSARAAKAVWRAYPALYKHFSNYKNFLGMKKKMENLCFLKDLALMIEILEELSLLSLALQDRDVSLVKADRLLCRCIRALKNLKENPGKHEVQIDTMIRTEPFKDIPFQVSAKNTGLPRAQLIQSVIDNMKSRLFSTANTRQMDSGTVVQNASRYKKLLSLFSLLEPNSWPSDLTLSPWPEGECQLRQLNELIKCNIPVNDFRDYIDNRYFSDCSLPPSIQQAKKIIRVIAVSSAEAERGFSIMNNIATHERSRLTVSNISHLMTIKILGKPISSWGPEIYVKSWLRRNHHTATDLRVKKKAAKQYDENSTAIWSLF is encoded by the exons ATGACTGGTTGTGTTCAGCATTACAGATTTTTCAG GGTCATCGAATGTATACCAAGACCTACATGGCAACATTCAGCATATGTCATTCAAGTTCCAGGATTTGGGCTACTTAAGATTACCATTTG CTACTACTATGTATTGGAAGAAGCTTACACAGTGCCAGCACACACTGAAGACACCTCAAGGTTTGATCAAACCTTTTATTATCTGAAGAATATAAACAAAATGAAGAGACAAGCTACACTGTTTAGTTTTTTCGATTCatccagaaagaaaaaaacaatacaGTCTCAGGAATTGGACTTGTGTGTAAATGACATTAATAATAATGTTGTAGCTAACACTGAGAAGGATGCTGTTCTTAATGAAAATACTATATATGAAATTGACCATGAAGTTCCAATGGAACTGGTTGATAGGCATGATATTGAAAGTGTTGTTGGCAATGATGATGGTACAGTTTCAGATGTGTTAACAGTTGAAGAGGCATGTACAAGCACTATATCATGTTGGTCCAAAAAACAATTTGAATATTTTAGCAAGTTGTTTCCATGGATCCAggttaaaaatggaaaattaggttgCAATGTGTGTAGTAAGGTCAGAGGGTCTTTGGGAATAGAAAAAGCTAAGGCATGCCATGTTTCAGAGGAGTGGAGTAACTTTTTAGTAAAACCAAGTGGCACCCTCAAATTGATTCAGCAGGCCTCTGTTCGCAAAAAAATTAGAGAGCACAGTGTTTCTAAATCTCACAATAAAGCAGAGAAACTTCAGAATACCGCCAAAATTGGCATATTAACAACAGCAATGGACAGGCTCAATGAGAAAGCTATAGCTGCGACAAttcatatttttaatatagtataCAGTTTAGCTTTAAATAATAAGCCTATGGCTGACATAGAAGGAGAAGTTCAATTGCAGAAAATTAATGGTGTGGATGTTGGAGTAGGCCTTCACTCAAGGAAAACTGCCATTACGATAATTCAACATATATCCTCACAAATAAGGAAGGCTTTATTTTCTAAAATTGCCAGTTGTAAGAGCAAATTATGTGTCATAATTGATGAATCCTCAACTGTGGCACAGAAAAGTGTTTTAGTCATCTATATTCGTTGTGAGCTTTCAACACATCAGGATCCTGTCAATGTATTTGTGGATCTTAAAGAGCTTGACTCAACCACTGCTGAGGTGATAACTGAAACACTTTTCAACTGCTTAAGTGAAAATGGATTTGATAAAGATTATTTACAAGATAATCTGATAGGATTTTGCTCAGATGGTGCTAGTGCAATGCTAGGTAGCAAGTCTGGGGTTGCATCTAGAATTGTAAGAGAATTTCCAAACATAGTCATATGGCACTGTTTGAGCCACAGGGTTCAACTTGCTCTTGATGATGCAATTAATTCTGTATCCCAAGTTAATCACTTTAAAATGTTcctagaaaaaatatatagcatatatCATGTATCTAACAAACATCAGTTAGAGCTTCATAACATAGCAGCAGATCTAGAGTTGGAGATAGTAAAGATTGGTAGAATCCTAGGTCCTCGGTGGGTGGCTTGTAGTGCTCGTGCTGCCAAGGCAGTATGGAGAGCGTATCCAGCTCTGTATAAGCACTTTTCGAATTATAAGAATTTCTTGGGAAtgaagaaaaaaatggaaaacttgTGTTTCCTAAAAGATCTCGCTTTAATGATCGAAATTCTTGAGGAGCTCTCCCTTTTATCCCTTGCTTTACAAGACCGGGATGTTTCTCTTGTCAAAGCAGACAGACTTCTTTGTCGGTGTATTAGGGCCCTTAAAAACCTAAAAGAAAATCCAGGGAAGCATGAAGTTCAGATTGATACAATGATTAGAACAGAGCCATTTAAAGATATTCCTTTCCAAGTGAGTGCTAAAAACACTGGTCTTCCAAGAGCACAGTTAATTCAGAGCGTAATAGACAATATGAAAAGTAGGTTGTTTTCCACTGCAAATACAAGACAAATGGACAGTGGTACAGTTGTCCAAAACGCAAGCCGCTACAAAAAGTTATTGTCCTTGTTCTCTTTACTTGAACCCAATTCTTGGCCATCTGACCTCACACTATCTCCGTGGCCAGAAGGGGAATGTCAATTAAGACAGTTAAATGAACTGATAAAATGTAACATTCCAGTTAATGATTTCCGGGATTACATAGACAACAGATATTTTTCAGATTGCAGCCTGCCACCCTCTATTCAACAAGCCAAGAAAATTATTCGGGTCATAGCTGTCAGTAGCGCTGAAGCTGAAAGAGGATTTAGTATCATGAATAACATTGCCACACATGAAAGAAGCAGACTTACAGTTTCTAATATATCACATCTTATGACAATCAAAATTCTTGGCAAACCAATATCAAGCTGGGGTCCGGAAATATATGTTAAGTCTTGGTTACGGAGAAACCACCACACTGCCACAGACCTCAGAGTTAAAAAAAAGGCAGCCAAACAATACGATGAAAATTCCACAGCTATTTGGTCTTTGTTTTAA